A genomic segment from Polyangium mundeleinium encodes:
- a CDS encoding DotU family type IV/VI secretion system protein translates to MERSIGVYGEELLLWICAVRQSPRRPPAEHLLQQANSLMNELKSSKASDELPVVSSDDGQFAIAAIIDEIAMSLPDLRPLWSQYSLQATRWHTTNAGVEFYQRLDRVKEGPKSVLATYYVVLGLGFLGRFGLPGQVQYGATQTRIDVARILGVDPDRDWHAGALRPVREETVRPIDHQNPWWKSLWMGRGIGIFFVVVGLILIIVSAVGGK, encoded by the coding sequence GTGGAACGTTCGATCGGCGTGTATGGCGAGGAGCTGCTCCTCTGGATTTGCGCGGTACGCCAGTCCCCGAGGCGTCCGCCCGCGGAGCACCTGCTCCAGCAGGCAAACTCCTTGATGAACGAGCTGAAAAGCTCGAAGGCCTCCGACGAGCTGCCCGTCGTCTCGTCCGACGATGGACAGTTCGCCATCGCCGCGATCATCGACGAGATCGCGATGAGCCTGCCGGACCTGCGCCCCCTCTGGTCGCAATACTCGCTGCAGGCCACGCGCTGGCACACGACGAACGCGGGCGTCGAGTTCTACCAGCGCCTCGATCGCGTGAAGGAAGGCCCGAAGAGCGTGCTCGCCACGTACTACGTCGTGCTCGGCCTCGGCTTCCTCGGCAGGTTTGGATTGCCCGGCCAGGTGCAGTACGGCGCGACGCAGACGCGCATCGACGTCGCGCGGATCCTCGGCGTCGACCCGGATCGCGACTGGCACGCGGGCGCGCTGCGGCCCGTGCGCGAGGAGACGGTGCGCCCGATCGACCACCAGAACCCCTGGTGGAAATCGCTTTGGATGGGCCGCGGGATCGGGATCTTCTTCGTGGTCGTGGGCTTGATCCTGATCATCGTCTCTGCCGTCGGGGGCAAGTGA
- a CDS encoding type VI secretion system protein, which produces MANVIGPFTQEIDALLATIGQKHPGKKPPYQVPIYLVVGDPGTGRSTAIRSQFLSWSGGDGPLPPASSTPFCTYWMAEECVFIEPEGHVMGPRRDPALLQALCEELLRKRPREPLDALLLVLNVAAFADLDEAGVQAYAKNYRDVLVEIGRHLGGDVPTYVILTRFDTVWGFADVFQWTAERKREDPWGFTLHQEVAPQDALPKIREEIDGLAARFEMFCFAKLSGEEHVETRIRAYQHLVEVRELLDRLRILFGVLAMPNAYERVPWFRAMAIGSAVPGVGDRQRAGVARFQSMGLYPASMPQGMRPGGLPIHALVKTVTLPEKDLVPLRVRWRDDLATLILAGSAILVWIAAIIVAGVNR; this is translated from the coding sequence ATGGCGAACGTGATCGGCCCGTTCACCCAGGAGATCGACGCGCTGCTCGCGACGATCGGGCAGAAGCACCCGGGCAAGAAGCCGCCCTACCAGGTGCCGATCTACCTCGTCGTCGGGGATCCGGGGACGGGGCGATCGACGGCGATCCGCTCGCAGTTCCTCTCGTGGTCCGGCGGCGACGGGCCCTTGCCGCCCGCGTCCTCGACGCCGTTCTGCACGTACTGGATGGCCGAGGAGTGCGTGTTCATCGAGCCCGAAGGCCACGTCATGGGCCCGCGTCGCGATCCGGCTCTGCTCCAGGCGCTCTGCGAGGAGCTCTTGCGCAAGCGGCCACGTGAGCCGCTCGACGCGCTGCTCCTTGTGCTCAACGTCGCGGCCTTCGCCGACCTCGACGAGGCCGGCGTGCAGGCGTACGCGAAGAACTACCGCGACGTGCTCGTGGAGATCGGCCGGCACCTCGGCGGCGACGTGCCCACGTACGTGATCCTCACGCGCTTCGACACGGTGTGGGGTTTCGCCGACGTGTTCCAGTGGACGGCCGAGCGCAAGCGCGAGGATCCGTGGGGCTTCACGCTGCACCAGGAGGTCGCGCCGCAGGACGCATTGCCGAAGATCCGCGAGGAGATCGACGGGCTCGCCGCGCGCTTCGAGATGTTCTGCTTCGCCAAGCTCTCGGGGGAGGAGCACGTCGAGACGCGCATCCGCGCCTACCAGCACCTCGTGGAGGTGCGCGAACTGCTCGATCGGCTCCGCATCCTCTTCGGCGTGCTCGCGATGCCGAACGCCTACGAGCGTGTGCCGTGGTTCCGCGCGATGGCCATCGGCAGCGCGGTGCCCGGCGTCGGCGACCGGCAACGCGCGGGCGTGGCGCGGTTCCAGAGCATGGGCCTCTACCCGGCCTCGATGCCCCAGGGCATGCGGCCGGGCGGGCTGCCGATCCACGCGCTCGTCAAGACGGTCACGCTGCCCGAGAAGGACCTCGTGCCGCTGCGCGTGCGCTGGCGGGACGACCTCGCGACCTTGATCCTCGCCGGCTCCGCGATCCTCGTGTGGATCGCCGCGATCATCGTCGCGGGCGTCAACCGCTAG
- a CDS encoding DsbA family protein: protein MTLRTLSPLLLVSALLASACGGSQHADGGSAFEIQRPKEMADLVPRERETVERLLDEQIAPCPDQAVPLSVCLDEKRPCKACDPAARFLTERVKAGLGRADAARAYEIRFGSKVTTVDVAGSPMKGSASAPVTIMVWSDFQCPACRRIVPIVERVAAEHEDDVRLVHKFYPLPRHTHAEVAARAAYAAQRQGRYWEMEHALFENQDKLGDAMIGEIAEGLGLDMGKLRADMPSEAATKTIERDKADADRAGLMGTPFILINGREFDLGLFKPEPDLDAWITMEIELARGR, encoded by the coding sequence GTGACTCTGCGAACCCTCTCCCCGCTCCTGCTCGTCTCTGCGCTCCTCGCGAGCGCGTGCGGCGGGAGCCAGCACGCGGACGGCGGCAGCGCCTTCGAGATCCAGCGGCCCAAAGAGATGGCGGACCTCGTGCCGCGTGAACGCGAGACCGTCGAACGTCTGCTCGACGAGCAGATCGCGCCCTGCCCCGACCAGGCTGTGCCGCTCTCTGTCTGCCTCGACGAAAAACGTCCCTGCAAGGCCTGCGATCCGGCCGCGCGTTTCCTCACGGAGCGCGTGAAGGCAGGTCTCGGCCGCGCCGACGCCGCGCGCGCCTACGAGATCCGCTTCGGGAGCAAGGTGACCACGGTCGACGTCGCCGGCTCACCGATGAAGGGCTCGGCGTCCGCGCCCGTCACGATCATGGTCTGGTCGGACTTCCAGTGCCCCGCGTGCCGCCGGATCGTGCCGATCGTCGAGCGCGTCGCCGCAGAGCACGAGGACGACGTGCGCCTCGTGCACAAGTTCTACCCGCTGCCGAGGCACACCCATGCGGAGGTCGCGGCCCGCGCCGCCTACGCCGCCCAGCGGCAAGGGCGCTACTGGGAGATGGAGCACGCGCTCTTCGAGAACCAGGACAAACTCGGCGATGCCATGATCGGCGAGATCGCCGAGGGGCTCGGGCTCGACATGGGCAAGCTGCGCGCGGACATGCCATCCGAGGCGGCGACGAAGACGATCGAGCGGGACAAGGCCGACGCGGATCGAGCCGGCCTGATGGGCACGCCGTTCATCCTGATCAACGGGCGCGAGTTCGACCTCGGCCTCTTCAAGCCCGAGCCCGACCTCGACGCGTGGATCACGATGGAGATCGAGCTCGCCCGCGGGCGCTAG
- a CDS encoding YncE family protein, producing MHDAAPPPPIPAKTSAPISVRDAGKKRLRCPTCLELVAPGVDLCPECDEPLAGSKSLRTGAVTVKAPSWLSLHWRPLVTGLAMASVLATGIALRSLAPGRFLPPKAASRSPSVVTPTCTSPCWHGEACQVGQCVWQKPNDVGHLGEQPLVTGPFALPKDVSDALPLDADRFALALLAGIEVHDARTGALVTLVSDAPQIKGLYRVGEHVYATSPQRLYVVDAATTGLQKTIDLGAMVGQVSVGANGRRALVSLPSAHAVSILATEYHAEIDRIHFGDDPVGPMGVDDTGTRALGTTGQVPLQGLRDPAGGAVYAFDPSRLASQQDRVRTSMLGNPVSVLMTPDGSASYVVLRAEDALVPLEWLPSGAVRRRERIQTCDEPEQIELVRRGRRALVRCHEGRALEVFDLAKGELARHIPFNGRATDLVVTPDGEQALVTLTGDGAGSLALVDLESYAVKLLPLSGEPKRVRLTPDGRMALVFSDWAKVAWVVR from the coding sequence GTGCACGACGCCGCACCGCCTCCTCCGATACCCGCCAAGACCAGCGCGCCGATCTCCGTCCGCGACGCCGGCAAGAAGCGGCTGCGGTGCCCGACGTGTCTGGAGCTCGTGGCGCCCGGGGTCGATCTCTGCCCCGAGTGCGACGAGCCCCTCGCCGGCAGCAAGAGTCTCCGCACGGGCGCGGTGACGGTCAAGGCGCCGAGCTGGCTGTCGCTCCACTGGCGTCCGCTCGTCACGGGCCTCGCGATGGCCTCCGTGCTCGCGACAGGCATCGCCCTGCGGAGCCTCGCCCCGGGCCGCTTCCTCCCGCCGAAGGCCGCCTCGCGCTCGCCGAGCGTCGTCACGCCGACCTGCACCTCGCCCTGCTGGCACGGCGAGGCTTGCCAGGTCGGCCAGTGCGTCTGGCAAAAACCAAACGATGTCGGACACCTCGGCGAGCAACCGCTCGTGACGGGGCCCTTCGCCCTGCCGAAGGACGTCTCCGACGCCTTGCCGCTCGACGCGGATCGCTTCGCGCTCGCGCTGCTCGCGGGCATCGAGGTCCACGACGCGCGCACGGGCGCGCTCGTCACGCTGGTCAGCGACGCGCCGCAGATCAAGGGCCTCTACCGCGTCGGCGAGCACGTCTACGCGACCTCGCCGCAGCGGCTCTACGTCGTCGACGCAGCGACGACAGGCCTGCAAAAGACGATCGATCTCGGCGCGATGGTCGGGCAGGTGTCGGTCGGGGCGAACGGCCGACGCGCGCTCGTGTCGCTGCCGTCGGCGCACGCGGTTTCGATCCTGGCGACGGAGTACCACGCGGAGATCGACCGCATCCATTTCGGCGACGATCCCGTGGGGCCGATGGGCGTCGACGACACGGGCACGCGCGCGCTCGGCACGACGGGCCAGGTCCCGCTGCAGGGCCTGCGTGATCCCGCGGGCGGCGCCGTGTACGCGTTTGATCCGAGCCGCCTCGCGTCGCAGCAGGACCGCGTGCGCACGTCGATGCTGGGCAACCCCGTCAGCGTGCTCATGACCCCGGACGGAAGCGCGAGTTATGTCGTCCTCCGCGCCGAAGACGCGCTCGTGCCGCTCGAATGGCTCCCGTCGGGCGCGGTGCGGCGCCGCGAGCGGATCCAGACGTGTGATGAGCCCGAGCAAATCGAGCTCGTGCGTCGTGGCCGCCGCGCGCTCGTGCGTTGCCACGAGGGACGCGCGCTCGAGGTCTTCGACCTCGCGAAGGGCGAGCTCGCGCGGCACATCCCGTTCAACGGACGGGCGACCGACCTCGTGGTCACGCCCGACGGCGAGCAGGCGCTCGTGACGCTCACGGGCGACGGCGCGGGCTCGCTCGCGCTCGTGGATCTCGAGTCCTACGCGGTGAAGCTCCTTCCGCTTTCGGGCGAACCCAAGCGCGTGCGGCTGACGCCGGACGGCCGCATGGCGCTCGTCTTCTCGGATTGGGCCAAGGTCGCGTGGGTGGTGCGATGA